The Pseudomonas sp. TH06 genome has a window encoding:
- a CDS encoding NUDIX hydrolase, producing MFSPSYCPKCGGPDLGQQIPAGDTHERLMCRGCGYIHYVNPKIIAGCIIEQNGKYLLCQRAIPPRPGTWTLPAGFMESGETTEQAALREVWEESGVRAEILSPYSIFSVPKISEVYIIFRAIALEITGQYGPETLDYKFFAPEDIPWEQIYYPAIRQILERYIEERQAGVYGIYMGNDDSGKIHFIR from the coding sequence ATGTTCAGCCCGAGCTATTGCCCGAAATGCGGTGGCCCTGACCTCGGTCAGCAGATACCGGCGGGCGATACGCACGAGCGCCTGATGTGCCGCGGCTGCGGCTACATCCACTACGTCAATCCGAAGATTATTGCCGGCTGCATCATCGAGCAGAATGGCAAATACCTCTTGTGCCAACGGGCGATCCCGCCGCGCCCGGGCACCTGGACGTTACCGGCAGGCTTCATGGAAAGCGGCGAGACCACCGAGCAGGCGGCGCTGCGTGAAGTCTGGGAAGAAAGCGGCGTGCGTGCGGAAATTCTCTCGCCGTATTCGATCTTCAGCGTGCCGAAGATCAGCGAGGTGTACATCATCTTCCGCGCCATCGCGCTGGAGATCACCGGGCAGTACGGGCCGGAAACGCTCGACTATAAATTTTTCGCCCCTGAAGACATCCCGTGGGAGCAGATCTATTACCCGGCGATCCGGCAGATTCTCGAGCGCTACATCGAGGAACGCCAGGCCGGGGTTTACGGGATCTACATGGGCAACGATGACAGCGGCAAGATCCACTTTATCCGCTGA
- a CDS encoding carboxymuconolactone decarboxylase family protein: MSNEKYEKGLKIRTQVLGEAYVQRSIDNADDFTRPLQEMVTEYCWGHVWGREGLSLKERSMINLAMISALNRPHELKLHVRGALRNGLSREQIREILLQVGIYCGVPAAVDSFRLAREAFAEADAEASS; encoded by the coding sequence ATGAGTAACGAAAAGTATGAAAAGGGCCTGAAGATCCGCACGCAGGTCTTGGGTGAAGCGTACGTCCAGCGCTCGATCGACAACGCCGACGACTTCACCCGTCCGCTACAGGAAATGGTCACCGAATACTGCTGGGGTCATGTCTGGGGCCGCGAAGGCTTGTCGCTCAAGGAGCGCAGCATGATCAACCTGGCAATGATCTCGGCGCTCAACCGCCCGCACGAACTCAAGCTGCATGTGCGCGGCGCCTTGCGTAACGGCCTGAGTCGTGAGCAAATACGCGAAATTCTGCTTCAGGTCGGCATTTATTGCGGCGTCCCGGCGGCCGTGGACAGTTTCCGGCTCGCCCGTGAAGCCTTCGCCGAAGCCGACGCCGAGGCCTCCAGTTAA
- a CDS encoding aldehyde dehydrogenase, with the protein MTLARFQMCIGGEWVDALSGKTFESLNPASAQAWAELPDADEADVERAVQSAQTAFDSPAWRGLTATARGKLLRRLGDLIAENKEQLAQLESRDNGKLIRETRGQVGYLPEFFHYTAGLADKLEGGTLPLDKPDLFAYTVHEAMGVVAAIIPWNSPLYLTAIKLAPALAAGNTIVIKPSEHASATILELARLALEAGIPPGVVNVVTGYGPSTGAALTRHPLIRKIAFTGGAATARHVVRSSAENFAKLSLELGGKSPNIIFADADLDSAINGAIAGIYAASGQSCVSGSRLLVQDEIYDEFVNRLVERAQRIRIGNPQEDNSEMGPMATAQQLAVVEGLVADAIAEGARLRTGGKRPENLGAGWFYEPTLFECDRNSMKIMQEEVFGPVASVIRFKDEAEALAIANDSQFGLAAGIWTRDLGRAHRLARDVRSGIIWVNTYRAVSAMAPIGGFKNSGYGRESGIDSVLAYTELKTVWINLSQAPMPDPFVMR; encoded by the coding sequence ATGACACTCGCACGCTTCCAGATGTGCATCGGCGGAGAATGGGTCGACGCCCTCTCCGGCAAGACTTTCGAAAGCCTCAACCCGGCCTCCGCGCAAGCCTGGGCCGAACTGCCAGACGCCGATGAAGCCGACGTCGAACGCGCCGTGCAATCGGCACAAACCGCGTTCGACAGCCCGGCCTGGCGCGGTCTGACCGCCACCGCGCGCGGCAAATTGCTTCGCCGTCTCGGCGACCTGATCGCCGAGAACAAGGAACAACTGGCGCAGCTGGAAAGCCGCGACAACGGCAAGCTGATCCGCGAAACCCGCGGTCAGGTCGGTTATCTGCCGGAGTTTTTCCACTACACCGCCGGCCTTGCCGACAAGCTCGAAGGCGGCACCCTGCCGCTGGACAAGCCTGACCTGTTTGCCTACACCGTGCACGAAGCGATGGGCGTGGTCGCCGCGATCATTCCGTGGAACAGCCCGTTGTACCTGACCGCAATCAAACTCGCCCCGGCCCTCGCCGCCGGCAATACGATTGTGATCAAGCCGTCCGAACACGCTTCGGCGACGATTCTCGAACTGGCACGTCTGGCCCTCGAAGCCGGGATTCCGCCGGGCGTGGTCAACGTTGTCACCGGTTACGGCCCGAGCACTGGCGCCGCCCTCACCCGCCATCCGCTGATCCGCAAGATCGCCTTTACTGGCGGCGCGGCGACGGCGCGGCATGTGGTGCGCAGCAGTGCCGAGAACTTCGCCAAGCTGTCGCTGGAACTGGGTGGCAAGTCGCCGAACATCATCTTCGCCGACGCCGATCTCGACAGCGCGATCAACGGCGCGATTGCCGGGATCTACGCGGCGTCAGGTCAGAGCTGTGTGTCGGGTTCGCGCTTGCTGGTGCAGGACGAAATCTACGACGAGTTCGTCAATCGGCTGGTCGAACGCGCCCAACGCATTCGCATCGGCAACCCGCAGGAAGACAACAGTGAGATGGGCCCGATGGCGACCGCGCAGCAACTGGCGGTGGTCGAAGGTCTGGTGGCGGATGCCATCGCTGAAGGTGCGCGTTTGCGTACGGGCGGCAAGCGCCCGGAAAATCTCGGCGCAGGCTGGTTCTACGAGCCAACGCTGTTCGAATGCGACCGCAATTCGATGAAGATCATGCAGGAAGAAGTCTTCGGCCCGGTGGCGTCGGTGATTCGCTTTAAAGATGAAGCCGAAGCGCTGGCCATCGCCAACGACTCACAGTTCGGCCTAGCGGCCGGCATCTGGACCCGCGATCTCGGTCGCGCCCATCGCCTCGCCCGGGATGTGCGTTCAGGGATCATCTGGGTCAACACCTACCGTGCGGTGTCGGCGATGGCACCGATCGGCGGCTTCAAGAACAGTGGCTATGGACGCGAAAGCGGCATCGATTCGGTGCTGGCCTACACCGAACTGAAAACGGTGTGGATCAACCTTTCTCAGGCGCCGATGCCTGATCCGTTTGTGATGCGCTAG
- a CDS encoding ABC transporter permease, giving the protein MKMAATASRPSTATGSATSAAGSAHGTQAVAMQQAPSLRQRWRGAGNLVPALLFIGLFFLAPLIGLLLRGVLEPVPGLGNYEQLFANSAYARVLLNTFSVAGLVTLFSLLLGFPLAWAITLVPRGWGRWILNIVLLSMWTSLLARTYSWLVLLQASGVINKALMALGIIDQPLEMVHNLTGVVIGMSYIMIPFIVLPLQATMQAIDPMILQAGSICGASPWTNFFRVFLPLCRPGLASGGLMVFVMSLGYYVTPALLGGAQNMMLPEFIIQQVQSFLNWGLASAGAALLIAITLVLFYFYLKLQPESPVGASNAR; this is encoded by the coding sequence ATGAAAATGGCGGCCACCGCGTCCCGCCCCTCCACTGCCACCGGGAGCGCGACCAGCGCTGCCGGTTCGGCCCACGGAACACAGGCGGTTGCGATGCAGCAGGCCCCGTCCCTCAGACAACGCTGGCGCGGCGCCGGCAACCTCGTTCCGGCGCTGTTGTTCATCGGCCTGTTTTTTCTCGCGCCGTTGATTGGTCTGCTGTTGCGCGGCGTGCTTGAACCGGTGCCGGGCCTTGGCAACTACGAACAGCTGTTTGCCAACTCGGCCTATGCCCGGGTGTTGCTCAACACCTTTTCGGTGGCCGGGCTGGTGACGCTGTTCAGCCTGCTGCTGGGCTTTCCGCTGGCCTGGGCGATCACCCTGGTGCCGCGTGGCTGGGGTCGCTGGATCCTCAACATCGTGCTGCTGTCGATGTGGACCAGCCTGCTCGCCCGCACCTATTCATGGCTGGTGCTGCTGCAAGCATCGGGCGTGATCAACAAGGCCTTGATGGCGCTGGGCATCATCGATCAGCCGCTGGAAATGGTGCATAACCTGACCGGTGTGGTGATCGGCATGAGCTACATCATGATCCCGTTCATCGTGCTGCCGTTGCAGGCGACGATGCAGGCCATCGACCCGATGATTCTGCAGGCCGGTTCGATTTGCGGCGCCAGTCCGTGGACCAACTTCTTCCGGGTGTTTCTGCCGCTGTGCCGGCCGGGTCTGGCCTCCGGTGGTTTGATGGTGTTCGTGATGTCGCTCGGTTACTACGTGACCCCGGCGCTGCTCGGCGGCGCGCAGAACATGATGCTGCCGGAATTCATCATTCAGCAGGTGCAATCGTTCCTCAACTGGGGCCTGGCGAGTGCCGGCGCTGCGTTGCTGATCGCGATCACTTTGGTGCTGTTCTACTTCTACCTGAAGCTTCAGCCGGAATCCCCGGTTGGCGCCAGTAACGCGAGGTAA
- a CDS encoding GntR family transcriptional regulator translates to MKRQPLDDSFKVNRNPVTLREIVLDKLRSAIMNFQLMPGDRLVERDLCDRLGVSRTSVREALRHLESEGLVEFADAKGPRVAIITLADAVDIYELRCVLEGLIVQLFTLRAKAKDIKALEKALDENRKALKDGELQQVIDSVQGFYDVLLEGSGNHVAATQLRQLQARISYLRATSVSQENRRGASNQEMEKMVAAIKSGDPLAAHQACVDHVRAAAAVALDYLKRKQEETGATPPITLPIALKEPRIGH, encoded by the coding sequence ATGAAACGCCAGCCACTCGACGACAGCTTCAAGGTCAATCGCAACCCCGTTACCCTGCGCGAAATCGTGCTGGATAAACTGCGTAGCGCGATCATGAATTTCCAGCTCATGCCGGGCGATCGTCTGGTCGAGCGCGATCTGTGTGATCGCCTGGGCGTCAGCCGCACGTCGGTGCGCGAAGCCTTGCGTCACCTTGAATCCGAAGGTCTGGTGGAATTCGCCGATGCCAAAGGTCCGCGCGTGGCGATCATCACCCTCGCCGATGCCGTCGATATCTATGAACTGCGTTGCGTACTCGAAGGCCTGATCGTTCAACTGTTTACCCTGCGCGCCAAGGCCAAGGACATCAAAGCCCTGGAAAAAGCCCTCGACGAGAACCGCAAGGCTCTCAAGGACGGCGAACTGCAACAGGTGATCGACTCGGTGCAGGGCTTCTACGACGTGCTGCTGGAAGGTTCGGGCAACCATGTCGCGGCGACTCAGTTGCGGCAGTTGCAGGCACGCATCAGCTACTTGCGCGCGACGTCGGTTTCCCAGGAAAACCGTCGCGGCGCGAGTAATCAGGAAATGGAAAAAATGGTCGCGGCGATCAAGAGCGGTGATCCGCTGGCGGCGCATCAGGCCTGTGTTGATCACGTTCGTGCGGCCGCTGCGGTGGCCCTCGATTACCTCAAGCGCAAGCAGGAAGAGACCGGAGCTACCCCGCCGATCACCCTGCCGATCGCCTTGAAAGAACCCCGTATAGGTCACTGA
- the ribBA gene encoding bifunctional 3,4-dihydroxy-2-butanone-4-phosphate synthase/GTP cyclohydrolase II, whose translation MAFNSIEEIIEDYRLGKMVLLVDDEDRENEGDLLLAADCCTPEAISFMAREARGLICLTLTDEHCQRLGLEQMVPSNGSVFSTAFTVSIEAAVGVTTGISAADRACTVAAAVAKDARAEDLVQPGHIFPLRAKEGGVLTRAGHTEAGCDLARLAGFTPASVIVEVMNDDGTMARRPDLEVFARQHGIKIGTIADLIHYRLSTEHTIERIGERELPTVHGTFRLITFEDRIEGGVHMAMVMGDLRREEPTLVRVHVIDPLRDLVGAEYSGPTNWTLWAALQRVAAEGHGVVVVLANHESSQALLERVPQLTQPPRQFSRSQSRIYSEVGTGAQILQNLGVGKLRHLGPPLKYAGLTGYDLEVVESIPYTE comes from the coding sequence ATGGCCTTCAACAGCATCGAAGAAATCATCGAAGATTATCGCCTCGGCAAAATGGTTCTGCTGGTCGATGACGAAGATCGCGAAAACGAGGGCGACCTGCTGCTGGCCGCCGATTGCTGTACGCCCGAGGCGATCAGTTTCATGGCGCGTGAAGCGCGAGGGCTGATCTGTCTGACGCTGACCGACGAACATTGCCAGCGTTTGGGTCTGGAGCAAATGGTGCCGAGCAACGGCAGCGTGTTCAGCACTGCGTTCACGGTGTCGATTGAAGCAGCGGTTGGCGTGACCACCGGAATATCCGCTGCCGATCGCGCCTGCACGGTTGCCGCCGCCGTAGCCAAAGATGCCCGCGCCGAAGACCTGGTTCAGCCGGGCCATATCTTTCCGTTGCGTGCCAAGGAAGGTGGCGTGCTGACTCGCGCCGGCCATACCGAAGCGGGTTGCGATCTGGCCCGTTTGGCCGGTTTCACCCCCGCCTCGGTCATCGTCGAAGTGATGAACGACGACGGCACCATGGCCCGTCGCCCAGACCTGGAAGTGTTTGCCCGCCAGCACGGGATCAAGATCGGCACCATTGCCGACCTGATCCACTACCGGCTGAGCACTGAACACACCATCGAACGGATCGGCGAGCGCGAACTGCCGACGGTGCATGGCACGTTTCGGTTGATCACTTTTGAAGACCGTATCGAGGGCGGTGTGCACATGGCCATGGTCATGGGCGATCTGCGCCGCGAAGAACCGACGCTGGTGCGCGTGCATGTGATTGATCCGCTGCGTGATCTGGTCGGCGCCGAGTACAGCGGGCCGACGAACTGGACGCTGTGGGCCGCGCTGCAACGGGTCGCGGCTGAAGGTCATGGGGTTGTCGTAGTGCTGGCCAATCATGAATCGTCGCAGGCGTTGCTGGAGCGGGTACCGCAATTGACCCAGCCGCCACGGCAATTCAGCCGTTCGCAATCGCGGATTTATTCGGAGGTCGGTACCGGGGCGCAGATTCTGCAGAACCTTGGGGTTGGCAAGTTGCGCCATCTGGGCCCGCCGCTGAAGTACGCCGGACTGACCGGCTATGACCTGGAAGTGGTCGAGAGCATCCCGTACACCGAATAA
- a CDS encoding DUF1330 domain-containing protein — protein MKAYWIAHVDIADADHYSQYTQRAPAAFAAFGAKFLARGGRSEAMEGRETPQRSVVIEFESYEKAVACYHSAAYQEAKSYREEWAKAEIIIVEGIAPN, from the coding sequence ATGAAGGCGTACTGGATTGCTCACGTGGATATAGCCGATGCCGATCACTACAGCCAATACACCCAGCGTGCGCCGGCGGCCTTCGCCGCGTTCGGTGCAAAGTTTCTGGCGAGAGGCGGGCGCAGCGAGGCGATGGAAGGGCGCGAGACGCCGCAACGCAGTGTGGTGATCGAGTTCGAGAGCTATGAAAAAGCCGTGGCGTGCTACCACTCGGCGGCATACCAGGAGGCGAAAAGTTACCGCGAGGAATGGGCAAAGGCAGAAATCATCATCGTCGAAGGCATCGCCCCTAACTAA
- a CDS encoding ABC transporter permease, producing MLLTPNAMSRRMRFGLYATTGLIGLFLLLPIVFIVLLSFGSSQWLVFPPPGWTLKWYGQFFSNPDWMNAAAASLKVAVLTTIFAVALGLPTAFALVRGRFPGREMLYGLFTLPMIVPLVIIAVAVYALFLKLGYTGTMFAFVVSHVIVALPFTIISIINSLKLFDQSIEDAAVICGASRLQAVFKVTFPAIRPGMVAGALFAFLVSWDEVVLSVMMASPTLQTLPVKMWTTLRQDLTPVIAVASTLLIGLSVLVMVIAAALRRRNEIRA from the coding sequence ATGCTCCTGACTCCCAATGCGATGAGCCGGCGCATGCGTTTCGGCCTCTACGCCACCACCGGGCTGATCGGTCTGTTCCTGCTGTTGCCGATCGTGTTCATCGTGCTGCTGTCGTTCGGTTCGTCGCAGTGGCTGGTGTTTCCGCCGCCAGGCTGGACGCTGAAATGGTACGGCCAGTTCTTCTCCAACCCCGACTGGATGAACGCGGCTGCGGCGAGCCTCAAGGTCGCCGTGCTGACCACGATTTTCGCCGTGGCCCTCGGTTTGCCGACCGCGTTTGCGCTGGTGCGCGGACGCTTTCCCGGCCGGGAAATGCTCTACGGCCTGTTCACCCTGCCGATGATCGTGCCGCTGGTGATCATCGCCGTGGCGGTGTACGCGCTGTTTCTCAAGCTCGGTTATACCGGGACGATGTTCGCCTTCGTTGTCAGCCATGTGATCGTCGCGCTGCCGTTCACCATCATCTCGATCATCAACTCGCTGAAGCTGTTCGATCAGTCGATTGAAGACGCCGCGGTGATCTGCGGTGCGTCGCGCCTGCAAGCCGTGTTCAAGGTGACGTTCCCGGCGATCCGTCCGGGCATGGTCGCCGGCGCCCTCTTCGCCTTTCTGGTTTCGTGGGACGAAGTGGTGCTCAGCGTGATGATGGCCAGCCCGACCCTGCAAACCCTTCCCGTGAAAATGTGGACCACCCTGCGCCAGGACCTGACACCGGTGATCGCCGTCGCTTCGACGCTGCTGATCGGCCTGTCGGTGTTGGTCATGGTCATCGCCGCCGCGCTGCGCCGGCGCAACGAAATCCGCGCCTGA
- a CDS encoding flavin reductase family protein yields the protein MIEPGIYKDVMSSFPSGVTVVTTLDPDGGIVGITASAFSALSIDPALVLFCPNYASDTYPVLRDSKKFAIHLLSADQTAEAYAFAGKGKDKAKDIAWHLSELGNPILAKATAIIECELWREYDGGDHAIIVGAVKNLILPAQPVTPMIYHKGKLGPLPTLA from the coding sequence ATGATCGAACCCGGCATTTACAAAGACGTCATGAGCTCGTTCCCGTCCGGCGTCACGGTGGTCACGACGCTTGACCCGGATGGCGGCATCGTCGGCATCACCGCCAGTGCTTTCAGCGCGCTGTCGATTGACCCGGCGCTGGTGTTGTTCTGCCCCAACTATGCTTCCGACACCTACCCGGTCCTGCGCGACAGCAAGAAATTCGCGATCCATTTGCTCTCCGCCGACCAGACCGCCGAGGCCTATGCGTTTGCCGGTAAAGGCAAGGACAAGGCCAAGGACATCGCCTGGCATCTGAGCGAACTCGGTAACCCGATCCTCGCCAAAGCCACGGCGATCATCGAGTGTGAGCTGTGGCGGGAATACGACGGTGGTGATCACGCGATTATTGTTGGCGCGGTGAAAAACCTGATTCTGCCGGCGCAACCGGTGACGCCGATGATCTACCACAAAGGCAAACTCGGCCCCCTGCCGACCCTGGCCTGA
- a CDS encoding ABC transporter substrate-binding protein encodes MVLNKAATAIFFAGLLSVTGQAAMAAESVNFVSWGGSTQDAQKQAWADPFSKASGITVVQDGPTDYGKLKAMVESGNVQWDVVDVEADFALRAAAEGLLEPLDFKTIQRDKIDPRFVSDYGVGSFFFSFVLGYNEGKLGANKPQDWSALFDTKTYPGKRALYKWPSPGVLELALLADGVPADKLYPLDLDRAFKKLDTIKKDIVWWGGGAQSQQLLASGEASMGQFWNGRIHALQEDGAPVGVSWKQNLVMADILVIPKGSKNKDAAMKFLASASSAKGQADFSNLTAYAPVNLDSVERLDSTLAPNLPTAYAKDQITLDFAYWAKNGQAIATRWNEWLVK; translated from the coding sequence ATGGTGTTGAACAAAGCTGCAACCGCAATCTTTTTTGCGGGACTGCTCAGCGTTACCGGCCAGGCCGCGATGGCTGCCGAGAGCGTGAATTTTGTCAGCTGGGGCGGAAGCACCCAGGATGCGCAGAAACAGGCCTGGGCCGATCCATTCAGCAAGGCCAGCGGCATCACTGTCGTGCAGGACGGCCCGACCGACTACGGCAAACTCAAAGCCATGGTCGAGAGCGGCAACGTGCAATGGGACGTGGTCGATGTCGAAGCCGATTTCGCCCTGCGCGCTGCTGCTGAAGGCCTGCTCGAACCCCTCGATTTCAAGACCATCCAGCGCGACAAGATCGACCCGCGTTTCGTCAGCGATTACGGCGTCGGCTCGTTCTTCTTCTCCTTCGTCCTCGGCTACAACGAGGGCAAGCTCGGCGCCAACAAGCCGCAGGACTGGAGCGCCCTGTTCGACACCAAGACCTATCCTGGCAAACGCGCCCTGTATAAATGGCCAAGCCCCGGCGTGCTCGAACTGGCGCTGCTGGCCGACGGCGTACCGGCCGACAAGCTCTACCCGCTGGATCTGGATCGCGCCTTCAAGAAACTCGACACCATCAAGAAAGACATCGTCTGGTGGGGCGGCGGCGCGCAGTCGCAGCAACTGCTGGCGTCCGGCGAAGCGAGCATGGGCCAGTTCTGGAACGGTCGCATTCATGCCCTGCAAGAAGACGGCGCTCCGGTTGGCGTGAGCTGGAAGCAGAACCTGGTCATGGCCGATATTCTGGTCATCCCCAAAGGTTCGAAAAACAAGGACGCGGCGATGAAGTTCCTGGCCAGCGCCAGCAGTGCCAAAGGCCAGGCCGACTTCTCCAACCTGACCGCCTACGCCCCGGTCAACCTCGACAGTGTGGAGCGTCTGGATTCGACGCTGGCCCCCAACCTGCCGACTGCCTACGCTAAGGATCAGATCACTCTTGATTTCGCGTACTGGGCCAAAAACGGCCAGGCCATCGCGACACGGTGGAACGAATGGCTGGTCAAATGA
- a CDS encoding ABC transporter ATP-binding protein translates to MSAVIKDASQQNDKPLVSLRNLNKHYGDFAAVDNISLDIKDGEFLTFLGSSGSGKSTTLSMLAGFETPSSGEILVNGQSLVNVPPHKRDIGMVFQRYSLFPHLSVRDNIAFPLAIRKLAAAERDKRVDAMLKLVQLEQFAHRRPSQLSGGQQQRVAIARALVYEPRILLMDEPLGALDKKLREDLQDELRQLHRRLGITIVYVTHDQEEAMRLSQRIAIFSHGKIVGLGSGYDLYQNPPNAFVASFLGNSNFLKLKAQGNAAASFEGQPLSIRLTAGLHTEQDVLLMVRPEKALALSVAQALSEPLPSGWNEVSAKVVEVLFLGESQTCSVVTSGGTSMTVKALSAAGMPLKAGDPVRVRWATADACVYTEWTEGDLNKAAGAH, encoded by the coding sequence ATGAGTGCCGTGATCAAAGACGCATCCCAGCAGAACGACAAACCCCTGGTCAGCCTGCGCAACCTGAACAAGCACTACGGCGACTTTGCCGCCGTCGACAACATCTCGCTGGACATCAAGGACGGCGAGTTCCTGACCTTCCTCGGCTCCAGCGGCTCGGGCAAAAGCACCACGCTGTCGATGCTCGCCGGGTTTGAAACACCGAGCAGCGGCGAGATCCTCGTCAACGGTCAGTCGCTGGTGAACGTGCCGCCGCACAAACGCGACATCGGCATGGTGTTCCAGCGTTATTCGCTGTTCCCGCATTTGTCGGTGCGCGACAACATCGCCTTTCCCTTGGCGATTCGCAAACTCGCCGCTGCCGAACGTGACAAGCGCGTCGATGCGATGTTGAAACTGGTGCAACTGGAACAGTTCGCTCATCGCCGCCCTTCGCAACTGTCTGGTGGTCAGCAGCAGCGTGTCGCCATTGCCCGGGCGCTGGTTTACGAACCACGCATTCTGTTGATGGACGAACCGCTCGGTGCGCTGGATAAAAAGCTGCGGGAAGATTTGCAGGACGAACTGCGCCAACTGCATCGGCGCCTGGGCATCACCATCGTTTACGTGACCCACGATCAGGAAGAAGCCATGCGTTTGTCCCAGCGCATCGCGATTTTCAGTCACGGCAAGATTGTTGGTCTGGGCAGCGGATATGACCTTTATCAGAATCCGCCGAATGCGTTTGTCGCCTCTTTTCTGGGGAATTCGAACTTCCTCAAGCTCAAGGCGCAGGGCAATGCAGCGGCGAGTTTTGAAGGGCAGCCGTTGTCGATTCGGCTGACGGCGGGCTTGCACACCGAGCAGGATGTGTTGCTGATGGTGCGGCCGGAAAAGGCCTTGGCGTTGAGCGTGGCACAAGCGCTCAGCGAACCGTTGCCGTCGGGTTGGAACGAAGTTTCAGCGAAGGTTGTGGAAGTGCTGTTCCTTGGTGAGAGCCAGACCTGCAGCGTGGTGACTTCGGGCGGGACGTCGATGACGGTGAAGGCATTGTCCGCCGCCGGCATGCCGCTCAAGGCCGGCGATCCGGTGCGAGTGCGCTGGGCCACTGCTGACGCCTGCGTCTACACCGAATGGACCGAAGGCGACCTCAACAAAGCTGCCGGTGCTCACTAA
- the map gene encoding type I methionyl aminopeptidase, whose amino-acid sequence MRNQIKINTPADIAQSRAAGKLAAEVLAMLVPHVKAGVTTDELDRLCNDYIVNVQKAVPANVGYHGFPKTVCASVNDAVCHGIPSGTPLKDGDIVNLDIAVIKDGWFGDTSRMYVVGEATPEAQHLIKTTYEAMCAGIRVVKPGATLGDIGHAIQTLAEKEGFSVVREYCGHGIGKVYHDEPQILHYGFPNQGMKLKAGMIFTVEPMLNAGKRHVKNMPDGWTVLTKDGSLSAQWEHMVAVTETGFEILTAWPDEIEGFTPIT is encoded by the coding sequence ATGAGAAACCAGATCAAGATCAACACCCCGGCCGACATCGCACAATCGCGCGCTGCCGGTAAACTCGCTGCCGAAGTGCTGGCGATGCTGGTGCCGCACGTCAAGGCTGGCGTGACCACCGATGAACTGGATCGGTTGTGCAACGACTACATCGTCAATGTGCAAAAAGCCGTGCCGGCCAACGTCGGTTATCACGGCTTCCCGAAAACGGTCTGTGCGTCGGTCAACGATGCGGTGTGCCACGGCATTCCATCGGGCACGCCGTTGAAGGATGGCGACATCGTCAACCTCGACATCGCGGTGATCAAGGACGGCTGGTTCGGTGACACCAGCCGCATGTACGTGGTCGGTGAGGCAACACCTGAGGCGCAACACCTGATCAAGACCACCTACGAGGCGATGTGCGCGGGTATTCGTGTGGTCAAGCCCGGCGCGACGTTGGGCGATATCGGCCACGCGATCCAGACGCTGGCGGAGAAGGAGGGCTTCAGCGTGGTGCGCGAGTATTGCGGCCACGGCATCGGTAAGGTCTATCACGATGAGCCGCAGATTCTGCATTACGGCTTTCCGAACCAAGGCATGAAGCTCAAGGCCGGGATGATTTTTACCGTGGAGCCGATGCTCAATGCCGGCAAGCGTCATGTGAAAAACATGCCCGATGGCTGGACCGTGCTGACCAAGGACGGCTCGCTGTCGGCGCAGTGGGAGCATATGGTCGCGGTGACGGAGACCGGTTTCGAAATCCTCACGGCGTGGCCCGACGAAATCGAGGGTTTTACCCCGATCACCTGA